From the genome of Nitrospinota bacterium:
CTTCAGGTTTTACCGATTTGGATAACATGACGGCGGGTTTCCAAAAGTCTGACCTGATCATTCTGGCTGCACGACCCAGTATGGGAAAAACCAGTTTTGCCCTGGATATTGCACGCTATGTTTCTTTAAACAAAAAAATACCCACGGCTTTTTTCAGTCTCGAAATGTCCAAAGAGCAGTTGGGAACCAGGCTTTTGTGTTCCAAGGCACAGGTGGATTCTTCAAAAGTCCGTACCGGATATCTAGCCAAGAGCGATTGGCCGAAAGTTCATGATGCGGGGCGGGAACTTTCTGAAGCGCAATTGTTCATCGATGACAGCCCGGCGTTGACTGTCCTTGATGTGCGTACACGTGTTCGAAGACTTGCCGCTGAACAACCGCTTGGCCTGATTATCATTGACTATATGCAGTTAATGCAGGGAAGGGGAAGCACTGAAAGTCGGCAACTGGAAGTCTCCGAAATTTCAAGGGGACTAAAGGCTCTTGCAAAAGAAATCAATGCTCCAATACTGGCACTTTCACAGTTGAGCCGTGCTGTTGAGAGTAGAACAGATAAACGGCCCCTCTTGTCTGATCTTCGAGAGTCAGGCTCCATTGAGCAGGATGCGGATGTGGTGATGTTTATTTATCGTGATATAGTATATAATCCCGAGTCAGATGATCCGGGTAAGACGGAAATTCTCGTGCGTAAACAGAGAAATGGTCCCATTGGGGATGCTTTTCTGCATTTTGAAAACCAGTATACACGTTTCTATGATAGAAGTTCCCGTGCGGATGTTCCGCCTGAAGCAGATGCCTCAGATTTTGAACCTGCCTTTTAAATACAAAATTTCATCTCAATGCAATTGGGCGGAATTGTTGCATGTGTTTTGTCTTCTGCCTGCCTTTATGTTTTTAGTGCTTGGTTCTGCGATTGCGGAGGCTCAACCGCATGGAGAAGGCATTCAGTTTTCAGAAAAAAACAGGGCAGATTTTTATTTTTCCCAGGGACAATTCAAAAAGGCGATTGAGGCCTATAAGCTGGCTTTGGAAGAAAGTGGTCAATCCGGTTATATTTTTCGAAGTATGGTTAGGGCCTGGGATGCTTTGGGTGCACATGACGAAGCAAAAACGTATTTAAATGAATACCGTCGATCCAATGAAAAATCTTCCGAGGTTTGGTATGCGTTGGGATACCTCCATTATATTAAGAACGAAGAGAAAAAAGCCGAAGAGTTCTTTAAGAAGGCCACGACATTAGACTCTGCCAATGGACTGGCATGGAATAACTGGGCGGCGGTTCTTGTTAACAACAAACGTTATTCAGAAGCATTGCTGAAAGTGCGGACTGCGATTCAAACCAACCCAAAGGAGTTGATGTATTTTTTCAACTTGAAGAAAATTTTTGAAGAGATGGGTGAGCCGAACAGGTTTGAAGAAGAATATTTGGAAAACGTAAAGCAAGGTTCAGGAGCATGGGGCTATGGAAAAGTCCTTGCCCGATCCATGAGACAAAAGGCATTTAAAGATTACGATAAGGGAGAACTGGTAAAGGCGATTGCAGGCTTTGAAAAAATTCTGAATATTTACCGGAAAATTAATGATATTGACGGGCAGGTTCCGGCTTTATTCAGCCTTGGCCTGCTTCATGAAGAAAATGGAGATGTTGAAAAAGGGCAGGAGTTTTTCAGGAAAGTTTTATCGATAAACCCGGCTCATATTCAGGCAAGAGAAAAAGTGACTCCCAAAAATTAGAACGGTTAAAAACGGGCAGAAAAACGTTTACAGAAGCTGAAAATTTTAAACTTCGAGGGCATTTTCTGCCAGCCTCGATGAGGATTTAACTGTTGACAAATAAGGCGTTTAAGCGATATAGTTCAAAAGATTGCGTGTTCTAACAGTTGTTAAGGAGATAACGTGAGCAAAGAAGAAGTTACCATAGTGGTTTTTCCTGGTACATCAAGCGCACCTAGAAAAATGTGCCTTCCAAAACGCATTGTAAAGATCGGCGCCTTGATCTCTTTTGTGACTTTGGTAGGGTTTTTGGGCTCTACATTCTATTTCACCAATCAATATTTGCAGTTACAAGGCAGTGAGGTTGAGTTGGCCAAGCTTCGCCGTGACTCAAAAATTCGCAAAATCCAAGTAGAAAAATTTGCTCAACAAGTGAAGAATTTTGAGACAGAAATGGCTCGACTGGAGCGATTTGAGAAAAAGCTTCGAGTCATAACTGCATTGGAAAATTCTCCAAAATCTGTTGAGAAAAACTGGGGTGTAGGCGGACCATATGGATTAAGCACAAACAGTTTTACAACTGCCATGGGTCGAGGCGCAGCTGGTATGGTTGATCGCTTATCCAATGGTTTGGAACACTTGGGAAGACAAGCAAAAATCCAAAGTATTAGTTTTCAAGAGTTGGATGATTTCTTTAAAAACCAGAAATCTTTTCTTTCTTCAACACCTTCAATCTGGCCTACGCGTGGTTGGGTAACATCCGGGTTTGGTTTTAGAAAGTCTCCTTTCACAGGTCTAAGGGAGAAACATGAAGGATGGGATATTGCTGCCCGAAACGGAGCACCCGTACGCGCTACGGCAGATGGAGTGGTAGTGGTTGAGGGAAGGGAGTATGGTTATGGAAACCTGGTTGAAATCGATCACGGTTATGGCATTGTAACCCGCTATGGTCATAACTCTAAACATCTGGTTAAAGTTGGAGATCGTGTTAAGCGAGGGCAGGTAGTATCGTTAGTGGGTAACACAGGCAGAAGTACCGGGCCACACCTCCACTATGAAGTTTTGCTCAATGGTGTCCCTGTGAGTCCCAAAAACTATATTTTAGAAGAATAGATTGTCGCTTCTTGCGACTTTTTGATCCATATTCACTTTTATCCCCACCCATATTCCAAACTTTTCTGTGTGTATCCTTATTGAGTTAGGGTTTGGCCATGGTGGTCAAAATCTGAGATTCCCTTTTAGTCTTCAGGTATTAGCTCAGGAATAATAATGGTAATAGGTTTAATCAAAAAAATTGTAGGCACTCGTAACGATCGTGAGATTAAGCGGATTCAGGGTTATGTTGATGCCGTGAATGGGCTTGAAGACGAAATCAAAGCTCTCTCTGACGACCAGCTTAAGGCTAAAACTGATGAGTTCAGAGACAGGCTTGCCAAGGGGGCCACTTTGGATGAGATATTGCCCGAAGCGTTTGCTGTTGTTCGGGAAACAAGCTGGCGTGTCCTTGAAATGCGTCATTTTGATGTGCAGATTATTGGGGGAGTGGTTTTGCATGAAGGCAAAATAGCGGAGATGAAAACCGGTGAAGGTAAAACCCTCATGGCAACCCTGCCGGTATATTTAAACGCTTTGACGGGCAAAGGTGTACATGTTGTAACGGTTAACGACTATCTGGCTACTCGCGATAGCGAATGGATGGGAAAAATTTACAAGTTCCTGGGTTTATCCGTGGGGATGATTTATCACGATATTCCCGAGGAAGAGAGAAAGGCGGCCTACGCCACAGACGTGTTATATGGTACCAATAATGAATTTGGATTTGATTTTCTTCGGGACAATATGAAGTTCTCGAAGGAACAAATGGTTCAACGTGAACTGAACTTTGCCATTGTGGATGAAGTTGACAGTATATTGATTGATGAGGCCAGAACCCCTTTGATCATTTCCGGTCCAGCTGAAGAGTCCACTGATAAATACTACAAAGTGAACCAGCTTGTCCCCAGGTTGAAAAAGGAAAAACATTACCTGATTGATGAAAAGGCACGGAGTGCAACTTTGACGGATGAGGGTGTTGTCCTCATGGAAAAGTTATTGGATGTAGATAACCTTTATGACCCTGCCAATATTGAAACACTTCATTGTCTCAACCAGGCTGTGAAAGCACACGGCTTGTTTAAAAATGAAGTTGACTATGTAGTGAAAGATGGTGAGGTAGTCATCATTGATGAATTCACGGGCCGCATGATGTCAGGACGACGATATAGTGATGGATTGCACCAGGCACTGGAAGCGAAAGAGGGGGTTAAAATTGAGAATGAAAACCAGACCCTCGCAAGCATTACTTTCCAGAACTATTTTCGTATGTATGAGAAACTGGCCGGTATGACTGGGACAGCAGATACCGAAGCAGAAGAGTTCAACTCAATTTATAAGCTTGAAGTTGTCGTTGTGCCAACTAACAAGCCTATGATTCGGGAAGATTGCCCGGATGTGATTTACCGAACAGAAAAGGAAAAGTTTGACGCAGCTATTGAAGAAATTAAGGAATTGAACTCGATAAAGAGACCTGTGCTCGTTGGTACAATATCCATCGAAAAGTCAGAGGTTTTGAGCAAAAAGCTGAAAAAGGCAGGCATCAAGCACAGTGTTTTGAATGCCAAGCATCATGAGCAGGAAGCGGAAATCANNNNNNNNNNNNNNNNNNNNNNNNNNNNNNNNNNNNNNNNNNNNNNNNNNNNNNNNNNNNNNNNNNNNNNNNNNNNNNNNNNNNNNNNNNNNNNNNNNNNAAGAGACCTGTGCTCGTTGGTACAATATCCATCGAAAAGTCAGAGGTTTTGAGCAAAAAGCTGAAAAAGGCAGGCATCAAGCACAGTGTTTTGAATGCCAAGCATCATGAGCAGGAAGCGGAAATCATTGCACAGGCAGGGCAACCAGGATCTGTGACCATCGCCACGAATATGGCTGGAAGAGGTACTGATATCGTCCTTGGTGAGGGGATTCCTGACTTGGGAGGGCTCCATATCCTTGGCACCGAAAGGCATGAAAGCCGACGTATTGATAACCAGTTGCGGGGGCGTTCTGGTCGTCAGGGAGATAAAGGCTCTTCGCGATTTTATCTCAGCCTTGAAGACGATTTGTTGCGAATTTTTGGGTCTGATAAAATTTCCCCTTTGATGGCAAGGTTGGGGATGGAAGATGGACAGCCTATAGAGCATACAATGGTTTCAAAGGCAGTTGCTAACGCCCAGAAAAAAGTTGAAGCTCATAACTTTGATATTCGTAAACATCTTCTGGAATATGATGATGTTATGAACCGGCAAAGAGAAGTTCTTTATGCGTTGCGACGCGAAATCATTAATACGGAAAATGGGAAAGAAGTTCTCCTTGATATGGCCGATGAGGTCGTGGATGAAGCTCTGGATGAAATTGCCCATGAAAAAGTATATCCGGAGGAATGGGATATTGAAAGCTTGAACGAATTGCTGGAAAGACAGTTTTCTGTTCATATTGAGAAGTCAAGCGATCATGAACTTTTGCTTCAGGGAAGCACAAAGCTGGAGTTGGAACATTGCAACAGAGAAAAACTTCATGATGCCATCATGAATGAGGTGACCAAGGCCTATGAAGCAAAGGAAGAGGGTATTGAACCAGAGTTCATGCGCCATGTTGAAAAAGTCATTATGCTTCAGGTGTTAGATGGACTTTGGAAAGATCATTTGCTTGGTATGGACCATCTGAAGGAAGGGATTGGTTTACGAGGGTATGCCCAGAAAAATCCTTTGACAGAATATAAGAAGGAAGGATTTGACCTGTTCAGTGGCATGATGATACGCATCAAGGAAGAGATCACGGAATACTTGTTTAAAGTTCAGGTAAACCAGGAAGTCGAAATGCAGGAAGAACTGGCCAGCAAGCCCCAGAATGTTGTTGAGCATCGTGGAAACTCTGACCCCCTGGAAAAGCCGGCAACCGTAAGGCGAGACGAAGATAAGGTAGGACGAAACGAACCCTGCCCTTGCGGAAGTGGAAAGAAATACAAAAAGTGCCATGGCCAGTAATGGCCATTCTAAATGTTTTCTGCGGCTTCCTGACAATCAATACATAATGCGGTTAACGGCATAATTTGCAGACGCTTTAAAGTGATCTTCTTTTCACAAGATTCACACTCTCCATAAGTACCGTTATTGATTCTGAACAACGCATCTTCAATCAGCTTCAGCTCGTTACGATCTCTGCTGGTTAACTGAAATATCATTTCTCTTCCTTCAAGACTCGAAGCAAGATCAATCTCGTTGCTAAAAGTTAAATCCCC
Proteins encoded in this window:
- the dnaB gene encoding replicative DNA helicase; this encodes SGFTDLDNMTAGFQKSDLIILAARPSMGKTSFALDIARYVSLNKKIPTAFFSLEMSKEQLGTRLLCSKAQVDSSKVRTGYLAKSDWPKVHDAGRELSEAQLFIDDSPALTVLDVRTRVRRLAAEQPLGLIIIDYMQLMQGRGSTESRQLEVSEISRGLKALAKEINAPILALSQLSRAVESRTDKRPLLSDLRESGSIEQDADVVMFIYRDIVYNPESDDPGKTEILVRKQRNGPIGDAFLHFENQYTRFYDRSSRADVPPEADASDFEPAF
- a CDS encoding tetratricopeptide repeat protein; protein product: MVPLGMLFCILKTSIHVSMIEVPVRMFRLKQMPQILNLPFKYKISSQCNWAELLHVFCLLPAFMFLVLGSAIAEAQPHGEGIQFSEKNRADFYFSQGQFKKAIEAYKLALEESGQSGYIFRSMVRAWDALGAHDEAKTYLNEYRRSNEKSSEVWYALGYLHYIKNEEKKAEEFFKKATTLDSANGLAWNNWAAVLVNNKRYSEALLKVRTAIQTNPKELMYFFNLKKIFEEMGEPNRFEEEYLENVKQGSGAWGYGKVLARSMRQKAFKDYDKGELVKAIAGFEKILNIYRKINDIDGQVPALFSLGLLHEENGDVEKGQEFFRKVLSINPAHIQAREKVTPKN
- a CDS encoding peptidoglycan DD-metalloendopeptidase family protein, which encodes MCLPKRIVKIGALISFVTLVGFLGSTFYFTNQYLQLQGSEVELAKLRRDSKIRKIQVEKFAQQVKNFETEMARLERFEKKLRVITALENSPKSVEKNWGVGGPYGLSTNSFTTAMGRGAAGMVDRLSNGLEHLGRQAKIQSISFQELDDFFKNQKSFLSSTPSIWPTRGWVTSGFGFRKSPFTGLREKHEGWDIAARNGAPVRATADGVVVVEGREYGYGNLVEIDHGYGIVTRYGHNSKHLVKVGDRVKRGQVVSLVGNTGRSTGPHLHYEVLLNGVPVSPKNYILEE
- the secA gene encoding preprotein translocase subunit SecA, which codes for MVIGLIKKIVGTRNDREIKRIQGYVDAVNGLEDEIKALSDDQLKAKTDEFRDRLAKGATLDEILPEAFAVVRETSWRVLEMRHFDVQIIGGVVLHEGKIAEMKTGEGKTLMATLPVYLNALTGKGVHVVTVNDYLATRDSEWMGKIYKFLGLSVGMIYHDIPEEERKAAYATDVLYGTNNEFGFDFLRDNMKFSKEQMVQRELNFAIVDEVDSILIDEARTPLIISGPAEESTDKYYKVNQLVPRLKKEKHYLIDEKARSATLTDEGVVLMEKLLDVDNLYDPANIETLHCLNQAVKAHGLFKNEVDYVVKDGEVVIIDEFTGRMMSGRRYSDGLHQALEAKEGVKIENENQTLASITFQNYFRMYEKLAGMTGTADTEAEEFNSIYKLEVVVVPTNKPMIREDCPDVIYRTEKEKFDAAIEEIKELNSIKRPVLVGTISIEKSEVLSKKLKKAGIKHSVLNAKHHEQEAEI
- the secA gene encoding preprotein translocase subunit SecA (functions in protein export; can interact with acidic membrane phospholipids and the SecYEG protein complex; binds to preproteins; binds to ATP and undergoes a conformational change to promote membrane insertion of SecA/bound preprotein; ATP hydrolysis appears to drive release of the preprotein from SecA and deinsertion of SecA from the membrane; additional proteins SecD/F/YajC aid SecA recycling; exists in an equilibrium between monomers and dimers; may possibly form higher order oligomers; proteins in this cluster correspond SecA1; SecA2 is not essential and seems to play a role in secretion of a subset of proteins) — protein: KRPVLVGTISIEKSEVLSKKLKKAGIKHSVLNAKHHEQEAEIIAQAGQPGSVTIATNMAGRGTDIVLGEGIPDLGGLHILGTERHESRRIDNQLRGRSGRQGDKGSSRFYLSLEDDLLRIFGSDKISPLMARLGMEDGQPIEHTMVSKAVANAQKKVEAHNFDIRKHLLEYDDVMNRQREVLYALRREIINTENGKEVLLDMADEVVDEALDEIAHEKVYPEEWDIESLNELLERQFSVHIEKSSDHELLLQGSTKLELEHCNREKLHDAIMNEVTKAYEAKEEGIEPEFMRHVEKVIMLQVLDGLWKDHLLGMDHLKEGIGLRGYAQKNPLTEYKKEGFDLFSGMMIRIKEEITEYLFKVQVNQEVEMQEELASKPQNVVEHRGNSDPLEKPATVRRDEDKVGRNEPCPCGSGKKYKKCHGQ
- a CDS encoding TraR/DksA family transcriptional regulator is translated as MKLIQASQSVERDAGDLTFSNEIDLASSLEGREMIFQLTSRDRNELKLIEDALFRINNGTYGECESCEKKITLKRLQIMPLTALCIDCQEAAENI